Below is a window of Lebetimonas sp. JH292 DNA.
CGTTTTCTTTGATAATTTCAGTAATATAATATATTCCGTCTGATGCATTTGAAAAAGTAAACATACTGACATTCAGTTCATAAACAATCCCGTTTACTTCCAAAAAAATTTTACCGCCTTCTTTTTCAAAAATTCTACCCTTAAGAGCCGCTATCATTATTTTCCTTTATTTTTATTTTTACTATTTTTTTTATATTTCCAAAATCTTTAAGTTTAAATCCGCAAACACCTTCGTTGCCTTTAGTATCATATGTCAGTTTTATCGGGGGTTCTACAAAATCAAATTCTATTCTGTTATAAGGTGTCCATGGGCTTAAAGAGAGAATTTTTGCATATATTACGGCATTTTGTAATTTATCGATTGTTTCTTTCATCTCTTTTATTCCCTGTTTTAATTCCTCGATTTTTTCTTTTAATTCAACCGTTTTTTGTTTAAAAGAATTAAATTCTTTTAATTTTTTTATTATAGCGGGTAAAGTTTTTATACCTTTTGTTTTATTTTGTAAGTATAATTTTTTCAATTCATTAACAGAACTTTTATTTTCTTTCAAAACCCTTAATCTTTTATTATATTCTTCTATATTGATTTTTAAATCCCTTTTTATTTCTCCCAGTTTTTTTTGTAATTTGTCTGTATCTATGCTTTCACCCAATACCTTGGCAGGAGAAATAATTAATTTATTTTCACTTCCTTTTAAAGTATGTATTTTAATCTCGTCCAGTGCGTAACATTTTAAATAGGAACCTAAAATTTCTATTTCTACTTTTTTAGCAAAAATTTCCCCTCCCACTACCTGAGAAATTACCGCCTTATTTGCTCTTACTGTTCCGTTTTCAAGCCTTGTTATTTTTATTTCATCTGCTTCAACATATCCTTTATGAATATTTATTTCTCCTTTTTGGGTATAAATTTTACTCTTTTGATGAGTCTGTCCCATTATTTTTAAATCTTTACATTTAATCAATGCGGAATTTCCGACATTTCCCCTTACAATTAATGTTGTTGTTTCAACCGTGGTGTTATCCCCTATGGCCTCTTTGAGCGCATCGGATTCTTTTACGTCAATTTTAATATCACTTTCTTTGGCACCTGTAACATCACCTGTTTTTATATTAATCTGTTTTATCTCCATTTCATCTTTTATTACGAACACTCCGGAATCATTATACAAATATCCGTTTTTTAATGCTGTAAAAACTATTTTTTCATTATCTTCCTCTTTTTTTATTGTTTTCTGGTCGTATCCAATACTTGGAATTTCAAAATCTTTGACTTTTTCGGCCAAAATTATTTTTCCTCTGCAGTTTCTGCCGTTTTTACCCGGTTTTGTTTTTTTTATCTCTATTAAAATCTCGCCTGCTTTTACGGGATAAATAAGCTCTTTTTTTACAGCAGTTTCATTTTTTTTATAATGATAAACCACTTCTCCCTGAACAGTGGGGATTTCATCTATACCTTTACATAACAATATTTCTTCTTCACATTCCAAAGAACCTATTATTCTTAATTTTGCAACTGTTTTTTCTATTGATTCATTCATTTTTTCATCAAACAAATTTATTAATAAAGAGTTCCTTATTTTTTTCTTATTAAGTTCTTCTCTAAATTTTTCAAACAGAATGTCACTGTATACAATAAGTGATTTTGGCGAAAGAATAAATTTTGCCCCCTTTAATTTTTCATTTATTTCTATTTTCCCTATTAATTCAAAGTCACTTACTTCATATTTAATTATTTTAATCTCATACACCTGCTTTATCTCGTTTTTTTCATTTCTCAAAAAGTTTTCGTTTTTAAGTAACATTTTTGAATCTTCATCAACTTCAATAAACTCATGGTCGTTTTCTGTTTTTATAAAGGTTTTAACTTCAGTTATTTCAAAATCAAGATTCGAAAAAGGAATATTGTATTTGGAGGAAATTTTGGCAAGAGTATCATTAACATTTTCGGTTCTTACGACCAGAGGCAGGGCTTGTATCTCTTTTTTTTCCTCGTTTTCTTTTTTAAAAAAACCAAACAGACCCACATTAAACCTTTTTTGATATAATACCGCTTATGATTAAAGCAATAATTATAAATTTTTTAGGTATTTTCAATTCGAGAATTCTCGGATTTATCAGGGATTTGCTGAGTGCCTCTATACTCGGGGCAAATATGTATTCCGATATCTTTTTTGTCGCTTTCAAATTTCCCAACCTTTTTAGAAGAATTTTTGCCGAAGGAGCCTTCAGCCAAAGTTTTCTGCCGACATTTGCAAAAACTAAAAACAAAGCACGGTTTGCGTATATAATTTTTATCAAGTTTTTTATAATTATACTTATTTTAAGCCTTTTTGTAACTATTTTCAGAGATTTTGTCACCAATATTTTAGCATACGGTTTCAGCAATGAGGCAAAAAAAATAGCTTCCCCTCTTATTGCCGTTAATTTCTGGTATTTGGATTTTATATTTATAGTAACTTTTCTTGCGAGTTTACTTCAATATAAAAATCATTTTGCAGTTACCGCTTTTTCAACAGCTCTTCTTAATATTTCGTTGATAGCGGCTTTAATCATTTCAAAAAACCTGCCTAAAAAAGAGATTATCTGGTATTTAAGTTTAGGTGTTTTAATAGGAGGATTTGCCCAGTTAACAGCTCATTTGATAATGGCCAAAAAGAAAAAAATTTTAAGAGCGCTTCTTATCGGATGTAAAAGAGAGGAAAAAATTGACATAAGTGAATTCAAAAGACATTTTTTACCTTCTGTATTTGGAAATTCCACCGCACATATTTCAGCATTTTTAGATACATGGCTTGCTACATTTTTGGTATCCGGGAGTATAAGTTATTTATATTATGCAAACAGACTTTTTCAGCTTCCTTTTGCTTTGTTTGTCATTGCAACTTCAACTGTGTTTTTCCCAAAAATAACAAAACTTTTAAATTCAAAAAAAGAGGATAAAGCAATTTCGATGATGAAAAAAATTTTTTGGATTTTACTTTATTCGCTGATATTGGCAACTGTTGTGGGAATAATGGATTCAAAAGAAATAATAAAAGTCTTGTTTGAAAGAGGTGCATTTACCCATACTGACACTATAATGACGGCAAATGTTTTAATTATGTATTTAATTGGACTTATTCCTTATGGTATTGGCAAACTATTTTCAAGCTATATGTATGCAATACATAAACATTTAAAAGCAGCCAAAATATCAGCAGTTGCTTTGGGGGGAAATATATTTTTTCAATTATTTTAATTATTCCACTTAAAGTTTACGGCCTTGCACTCTCGAGCAGTATAGCGGGAATAATCATGTCATATTTATATATAAAAGAATTTTCATTTAAACTGTTTTTTAAGTTTTTTGAAAAAAAGTTATTTCTTTTATTTGATATTATGCATAATTGCAAGTATAATTACTGCTATAATTTTTAAAAAGATTTTATTGTTAATTTAAAGGAGCAAAATGAAAATATATGATTCACATTTAAAAGAAAAAGTTGAATTTAAATCGATTAAAGATAATGAAGTCAGAATTTATGTGTGCGGTCCTACCGTATATGATGACGCTCACTTAGGACATGCGAGAAGTTCCGTCAGTTTTGACTTGCTTAGAAGAACTCTTATGGCACTTGGATACAAAGTAACTTTTGTAAAAAATTTTACGGATATTGATGATAAAATCATAAATAAAATGAAAGACACTTCTAAGAGTTTAAAAGAATTAACCGAATATTATATAAATTCTTATTTGAGAGACATGGATGAGCT
It encodes the following:
- a CDS encoding flagellar assembly protein A, whose amino-acid sequence is MGLFGFFKKENEEKKEIQALPLVVRTENVNDTLAKISSKYNIPFSNLDFEITEVKTFIKTENDHEFIEVDEDSKMLLKNENFLRNEKNEIKQVYEIKIIKYEVSDFELIGKIEINEKLKGAKFILSPKSLIVYSDILFEKFREELNKKKIRNSLLINLFDEKMNESIEKTVAKLRIIGSLECEEEILLCKGIDEIPTVQGEVVYHYKKNETAVKKELIYPVKAGEILIEIKKTKPGKNGRNCRGKIILAEKVKDFEIPSIGYDQKTIKKEEDNEKIVFTALKNGYLYNDSGVFVIKDEMEIKQINIKTGDVTGAKESDIKIDVKESDALKEAIGDNTTVETTTLIVRGNVGNSALIKCKDLKIMGQTHQKSKIYTQKGEINIHKGYVEADEIKITRLENGTVRANKAVISQVVGGEIFAKKVEIEILGSYLKCYALDEIKIHTLKGSENKLIISPAKVLGESIDTDKLQKKLGEIKRDLKINIEEYNKRLRVLKENKSSVNELKKLYLQNKTKGIKTLPAIIKKLKEFNSFKQKTVELKEKIEELKQGIKEMKETIDKLQNAVIYAKILSLSPWTPYNRIEFDFVEPPIKLTYDTKGNEGVCGFKLKDFGNIKKIVKIKIKENNDSGS
- the murJ gene encoding murein biosynthesis integral membrane protein MurJ, whose amino-acid sequence is MIKAIIINFLGIFNSRILGFIRDLLSASILGANMYSDIFFVAFKFPNLFRRIFAEGAFSQSFLPTFAKTKNKARFAYIIFIKFFIIILILSLFVTIFRDFVTNILAYGFSNEAKKIASPLIAVNFWYLDFIFIVTFLASLLQYKNHFAVTAFSTALLNISLIAALIISKNLPKKEIIWYLSLGVLIGGFAQLTAHLIMAKKKKILRALLIGCKREEKIDISEFKRHFLPSVFGNSTAHISAFLDTWLATFLVSGSISYLYYANRLFQLPFALFVIATSTVFFPKITKLLNSKKEDKAISMMKKIFWILLYSLILATVVGIMDSKEIIKVLFERGAFTHTDTIMTANVLIMYLIGLIPYGIGKLFSSYMYAIHKHLKAAKISAVALGGNIFFQLF